In Dermacentor albipictus isolate Rhodes 1998 colony chromosome 6, USDA_Dalb.pri_finalv2, whole genome shotgun sequence, the following proteins share a genomic window:
- the LOC135907827 gene encoding uncharacterized protein isoform X1, translating into MVPSALQFEQTDAAKSASHSDDESSRTDDKAAPNDDLALSNALDDELADQVVYLEDFHGISDYPEELPVLQVEENTEEVLSLTRAYEDACFKVACAEHDGEGVSRSNDPDDGVAVAQELGGSCLPTSWITIGRGAPTADRMTDEFHNSGEALFHLGPEIDLGGGLWPTVLNYSPSQVEGGFRPRRKRRLSRIARDVRRKRIKRRASGIDEEVDSGCEADTESSSEGEEKDDDGEHLNEEEMASLGLWCLALVRRKTLTIEKPGRPCSRASLKTTSVEQSAWPLRP; encoded by the exons ATGGTACCTTCTGCGTTGCAATTCGAGCAGACGGATGCCGCGAAATCGGCGTCTCACAGCGACGACGAAAGCAGCAGGACAGACGACAAAGCAGCGCCTAACGATGATCTTGCGCTCAGTAACGCACTCGATGACGAACTCGCCGACCAGGTCGTCTACCTGGAGGACTTTCATGGCATTTCGGATTATCCAGAAGAGCTACCAGTGCTTCAAGTCGAAGAGAACACCGAGGAAGTGTTGTCCTTAACGCGGGCCTACGAGGACGCCTGTTTCAAGGTGGCCTGTGCAGAGCACGATGGGGAGGGTGTTTCGAGGTCGAATGATCCTGACGATGGTGTCGCGGTGGCCCAAGAGCTTGGAGGATCTTGCCTGCCGACATCATGGATAACGATAGGTCGTGGCGCACCCACGGCCGATCGAATGACGGACGAATTCCACAACTCTGGCGAAGCGCTCTTCCACCTGGGCCCGGAGATCGACTTGGGTGGCGGGCTGTGGCCAACGGTGCTAAACTACAGCCCCTCACAGGTCGAGGGCGGCTTCCGCCCGAGAAGGAAACGCAGGCTCAGCAGGATCGCGCGTGATGTCAGGCGCAAACGCATAAAACGCCGAGCCTCCGGGATTGACGAAGAAGTGGACTCGGGCTGCGAGGCTGACACCGAGTCGTCATCGGAGGGCGAGGAGAAGGACGATGACGGCGAGCACCTCAACGAGGAAGAAATGGCGTCGCTTGGTTTGTGGTGTCTGGCGCTG GTGCGAAGGAAAACACTGACaatagagaagcctgggaggccttgctccagagcgagtctgaagacgaccagcgtcgagcaatccgcctggccgttgaggccgtga
- the LOC135907827 gene encoding uncharacterized protein isoform X2, translating to MVPSALQFEQTDAAKSASHSDDESSRTDDKAAPNDDLALSNALDDELADQVVYLEDFHGISDYPEELPVLQVEENTEEVLSLTRAYEDACFKVACAEHDGEGVSRSNDPDDGVAVAQELGGSCLPTSWITIGRGAPTADRMTDEFHNSGEALFHLGPEIDLGGGLWPTVLNYSPSQVEGGFRPRRKRRLSRIARDVRRKRIKRRASGIDEEVDSGCEADTESSSEGEEKDDDGEHLNEEEMASLGLWCLALEE from the exons ATGGTACCTTCTGCGTTGCAATTCGAGCAGACGGATGCCGCGAAATCGGCGTCTCACAGCGACGACGAAAGCAGCAGGACAGACGACAAAGCAGCGCCTAACGATGATCTTGCGCTCAGTAACGCACTCGATGACGAACTCGCCGACCAGGTCGTCTACCTGGAGGACTTTCATGGCATTTCGGATTATCCAGAAGAGCTACCAGTGCTTCAAGTCGAAGAGAACACCGAGGAAGTGTTGTCCTTAACGCGGGCCTACGAGGACGCCTGTTTCAAGGTGGCCTGTGCAGAGCACGATGGGGAGGGTGTTTCGAGGTCGAATGATCCTGACGATGGTGTCGCGGTGGCCCAAGAGCTTGGAGGATCTTGCCTGCCGACATCATGGATAACGATAGGTCGTGGCGCACCCACGGCCGATCGAATGACGGACGAATTCCACAACTCTGGCGAAGCGCTCTTCCACCTGGGCCCGGAGATCGACTTGGGTGGCGGGCTGTGGCCAACGGTGCTAAACTACAGCCCCTCACAGGTCGAGGGCGGCTTCCGCCCGAGAAGGAAACGCAGGCTCAGCAGGATCGCGCGTGATGTCAGGCGCAAACGCATAAAACGCCGAGCCTCCGGGATTGACGAAGAAGTGGACTCGGGCTGCGAGGCTGACACCGAGTCGTCATCGGAGGGCGAGGAGAAGGACGATGACGGCGAGCACCTCAACGAGGAAGAAATGGCGTCGCTTGGTTTGTGGTGTCTGGCGCTG GAGGAATGA